Proteins co-encoded in one Methylobacterium sp. WL1 genomic window:
- a CDS encoding class II aldolase/adducin family protein, which translates to MLDDHAHDSDVAIDLPPDSAGRKRTSIYQPEQAGLIFPEIPQFANHAEAREYRKQHLVAACRAFAMHGFDYGFAGHLTIRDPERPDLYWTNPMCVHFSQVRMSNLILADHKGDVVEGRYAINRAGFVLHAAVHDEHPDVMAMCHAHTTYGTAWCATGRPLDMISQDAAAFYDSHAVIGASAGAVAVEKASGLSVAQQIGRNRGVLHQNHGLLTCSRHSIDDAAFWFIALERVCKQQLLIEATGIKPQLLSEKTARYSREHVGSDYIGWLHFQTLYSHIAATQPDMFA; encoded by the coding sequence ATGCTCGACGACCACGCCCACGACAGCGATGTCGCCATCGACCTGCCCCCCGACAGCGCCGGCCGCAAGCGGACCTCGATCTACCAGCCCGAGCAGGCAGGCCTGATCTTCCCGGAGATCCCCCAGTTCGCCAACCACGCCGAGGCACGGGAATACCGCAAGCAGCACCTCGTGGCGGCCTGCCGGGCCTTCGCGATGCACGGGTTCGATTACGGCTTCGCCGGGCACCTCACGATCCGCGATCCCGAGCGCCCGGACTTGTACTGGACCAACCCGATGTGCGTGCACTTCTCGCAGGTGCGGATGTCGAACCTGATCCTGGCCGACCACAAGGGCGACGTGGTCGAAGGACGCTACGCGATCAACCGCGCCGGCTTCGTGCTCCACGCCGCCGTGCACGACGAGCACCCCGACGTGATGGCGATGTGCCACGCGCACACGACCTACGGCACCGCCTGGTGCGCCACGGGCCGGCCGCTGGACATGATCAGCCAGGATGCGGCTGCCTTCTACGACAGCCACGCGGTGATCGGCGCCTCGGCCGGGGCGGTCGCGGTCGAGAAGGCGAGCGGCCTCTCGGTGGCCCAGCAGATCGGCCGCAACCGTGGGGTGCTGCACCAGAACCACGGCCTGCTCACCTGCAGCCGCCACAGCATCGACGACGCGGCGTTCTGGTTCATCGCCCTGGAGCGGGTCTGCAAGCAGCAACTCCTGATCGAGGCGACCGGGATCAAGCCACAGCTCCTGTCGGAGAAGACCGCCCGCTACAGCCGCGAGCATGTCGGCAGCGACTATATCGGCTGGCTGCACTTCCAGACCCTCTACAGCCACATCGCCGCGACGCAGCCCGACATGTTCGCGTGA